The sequence tctcatgtttaagttgatgtcatctgttatgttatttctgaaatcatcctgtgatgtcttcgcgatgtgttgttaataatttcgcaagcatattcttctgtgcgagattctgatcctacacttaaTCCCTAAACGCTCTTGTGTATCTTGTAGAAAAGTTTATCCTCAAAATACCCAAGGATCTTCGAGATTTATGGTAAAAAGTTGAAAAGACTTCACTTGTGATTCATGTAGCACATTTCACTTATCTTCAGAATGAAGATATAGTTCGGTAACCTGTACTTGTATTTATTTTGATGTATAATACTTGTCTATTCTAAAGTCCATCTATTTTAATTCAAGAATAATTACTGATCATATCCATATTCGATAGAAATTTCAAACACGATTGAGTATAATTCTTACGAATAGAAATCTTGTTTGTAAGTTTTCCACAAGATTCCATCTTATATTTTGATCCAGATTGATATTCATGTCTAAATAGTTGATTAGGTATCTATATAAATTTTGGAGAGAATAAACTCTAGTCCTGGAGAATTAGATTCGTCCAAATCAGGGATTggcattttttcttctttatcttgcataagAAAGGAAATCATCAGGTGTCCTATTGGAGGAAGGGTAGCTCTAGTCCACACGAAGGACTGTAAACCAATTCCTAGACCTATAAAGgacatcatctaagagaatcattTGTAAGTTTTTGCGAGAATCAAGAGACATAAAAGCACAACTGTGACATACTAACTTGAAGGTTTTATtttgtctcaactacattctagacgGAAGTCATACTGGGCCAATGTTAATTTTTAGCGGTTTAATACACTACGTGTTCAAATTGGACGAGGTCTAGGGTTTTTCtgcttgttttttttcttcgttaacaaaaattttgatatcttattttatatttatttttctcgtTATATTAATTTATTTCCATAGTTTAAAGTACAAACAAGGTTGTATGTTTACCAATCCTTGTGATTCAAGAATTTCAATTTGGGATAATCCAAGGATAATTTCGCACGCTTTAATCTTTGATTGAAGTTGATGCAAGAAATATTCTATAGGTTCAGTAATGAAAAAACGATGGTGTATTTAAATTTATCACCCTTCCCTTTTCAGGTTAAAATATGGTTCacaatgagttttttttttcttttttcttttgacaaTGAGCAACCTGGTTTTGATAAGTTGaatcacaaaattattaatatgaCTCATGACTGTGAGGTTATATTGTAAGAGATATGTAGAATGCAGTCTATAATTCTAATATCTTAATCATTTCAGTCCGAATTGTAAAAAAAGTTAAGACATTAAGAGACCCTATGGGTAGTTTTCATTGTAGACCCTTTGTATACCATAAGTGCTAATAAGTACTtgtagaaaaaaaaactaacgcCATGTGATTTTACCTCCATATAGAGGTAATTAACTATAGttttttaggatatggatttaTCTGCAGAAACCATGTGGGTTATAGGAGCATTTCAGCACCCAGGGGCTGGGAGCATTTCTTTATGCTGAGAGTTGGGGATTAAGGGTTGCCACTAATTTATAACTGGAAGTATGGATGTTCTTTATGCTTTGGAATGGGTAACTGAAATTCATAGAAGAAGTGTTATGATTCAAGCTAATTATAAGGCTTATCTTGTTGCTTTTCTTAATAGCAAGCTTCGTTAGATTATTTGTTCTCGGCGGAATATGATATACCGATCCTTGAAGTAGATTCATTTTTAGCATAATTATTTAAACATTAATTTCTTCATAGATACCTTAACAAagaaagtttttcatctaacaaaaATCTGACCAACAAATACTTACCTAGATGCAAATTTATAACTAAGACAGACTTTCTAGACTTAGCTTATTCTCGCTTCGTTTAAATATGATCAATTAGACAATCTTTCTTTATAGTTTGTTGGTTTAATGCTGGTCAGATTAAAACAACAAATCTAtcttctttcttgattgagattcattaagttgaactctcagaattatatttgagtttctCCATACAAAttacctaagaaaaagttggtggtttaTTTTGTTATCCCTGCGTTCTCAACAATAAGTTGAATTTGATAATGTACAAGCCTATATAATGCATTAATCTTATTCTTTCTTTAGATCAATGGGTATTGGCGGCTAACACACTTTCTCCGTaaaattgagttgaagaaaaaataaaaataaaaatagattttCTCAGAGTCAACTCAACGATGATGAGGATAAAATCAACTCTGTTATTATGTTGAGAATGATAAAGAACAAAAAAACGAGAATTATATGATCATATCATTTGAAAAATCGTtgcttaaataaaatattttattaaaatgTAAAACTCCATTATTggttttataataaaaataccTCCGATAAAAAGTGCCGGAATGCACACCCAAATTTTAAAGGTGTACACATATTTGGATTCGTTTTCGCTCTATGTATAATTTATTGTATTTGGATGTGCTCATATTATAAGAGCGTTCTGTGCGGAATTCCTATTCTTCTACACGTCTTGCCATGATTGTGAGTGCCCTTATATACTTTTGGCCAGCGATTGTTATTAATAGAATTTTATTATCCAGCAACAATTATATCTTGccttgttcaaaaaataaaaataaaattgtgcACTGATCCTTGTTAGCAATTTGAATTATCTGTCGAATCAACCATCTTATTCAGATACACTCATTTTATCTTTCAGATTATTCAGAATTACGGATAATTCGTCCGACTCATTCGTCCAGCTGGTAGTCATTTGACTCAACTCAACCGAGTTAACTCACCTTCTACTGACTCAACTAACGTTTCAATCACTTAATGTTAAGTTTTCAAAAACTTCATGGGGTGAGAAATGCATTTGTCAAATCAGATTACAAATGCATTAGAAGGATATTCATGGTAATGAAACTAATAAATTTCCTTGGAAGTCTCCGTGGAACctttatctcccacagaaaataaAGCATTTTCTATGAAATGTATGCATAATTGTGTCTATGTTAGAATCAAATTATTTAGGGTTATCTCATCTATCCCTAGTGAATGTCCCTTTTGTCATAGGGATAGTGAAACTGTGAATCACCTATTCATTGAGTGTGGGGTCACTAAAAGACTGTGGTTTGCCTTAGATTCAAATATTCCATGTAATATTAATAATATGAATCTGCAGGATTGGATTGCTAGCTGGTTTCAACCTAATAGCAATTAAGGGGAGTTGCGGAAgaaatttattcaatttattggtTTTGCTATTTGGAAAATATGAAAATCTTAGATGCAATGTGGTGTTTAACAATGCTCAAGTGCAGGTGAATAATCTGGTTATCTAGGTTAATAAGGATGTTACTGAATGAAATGCAAATTCCAAAAGAATTTTGGCAGGTAGAAATGATGTAAGTTATGGTAAAACTGTAATGCCATGGAAGTTACCAAATTACGACTTTTAGAAATTTAATATTGATGTCACCTTTGTGAGAGAAAACAAGCATACGGGAATAGGAATAACAGTTTTTAACGATGCAGGTCATTAGCTATTCCATGGATTCAATAAAACTGTAAGTCATAATTGAATCGAATTCGtatcccaaaaataaattatgcaTGTAGATATGTTGTTTTGAGTTACTATCAAATCACGAACCGTTGACCAAATTTTTGACGAATTTTAATTTTACGAACCCGAATTACGAATGGCTAATTACACTAGGGTAATGATATTACATAAGCAACTAAGCAATGTGGTTGCTCCAAGGTTGATAATAAACGAGAACTAAGAAATCAACTTCAACAACGAAAcgaagaaaaacaacaaataaatacacaaaattggttaaaaagaccaaaatcaacaattcctgaacgaaatggacagttagattttgatactgtttaaatggacaaaaatgtaaaaataggcaggatgtaatcagtttcagcgtgcccattttcaaatattttttcttatttttaatttacacaggatgtatcatGTTTCATCCTTGATatcttttaaatttaagctaggatgaaaccagtttcatccttactattttatttttggccgtttcacccaaactattttttactcgtctatttgaatcgtgatttaaaaatatttggacaaatgatccattttccgaaaTAAATATTCAATAAAGGACAAACTTTAACAAAATTATTTAAATATAACACTTAAAATTCTACGTTTCCAAACCCATACataactaaagaaaaagaaacaagtaGTCATAATAATCATCATACTTATAAAGATATAATATTATTTTGCATGGCTAACTTATTCACATCATGATcgtcaatcatcatcatcaaacacTTACAAAAGATATTATTACGTCACAATCCTCAATCACAGATTATCTTCCATTTTCCTTCTCTTGTTCATTTCCTCATTGCTTGTCCCACTAGAATGGCTCATGATAAAATCTAAGTTATACAATATTGGGATCATAGTCATTGAACATAAGAAGACCAAAATGGGTCCGAATATCCAAAGCAAAAGCGGTAATGCTGAATAGAAAAGTCTATTCCCAATTGTGTTTAGAACAAACCCTCTTTCTAATAGCTCTGATATGTATTGAGGATTCACCATTGAAGCACCTGCTGTATCTTGTGGAGAATTTATGAGGAAATTCACTTGGTTTATAAACCTGATTGATAACGAGTAACATAAGAATGCAAAGAGAAATATGATTAATAAACTGACATATTTCAGGGCTGTCATAAATTCTCCATGAGCACCATATATAGTCTCGTTTAATGGTTTCTTCACACTATACGTGCTACTGATGACTGCTGCTAAACCCGTACATAATAAGATTGATGTTGTTGCCATCAGAGTTGATCCCATTATCGCGTTTCGTAGCGTTTGTACTGCTAGGATATTCTTCTTATCATTatcctgaaaaaaaaaaaatgatgattaaTCAGTAAAATATATACCTTCTGTTTCTGCAATCATGGAATGAATATATGATGATGtttaaagagagaaaaaaatatcatctTAGAATAAGCATACCTTCATCATGGATGAGACCCATAAACGTCGGCCAGCTGCATTGGTACCGATAATGGTACTGTATGGCTGGGTTCTAACCTTATGCCATAAGTAAACATGGTATATGATGGTGGCTGCAAATCCTAAAGGAACAAGCATCAAATCCAAATAACTCTTTCTCCAttccatgtctttttttttttttttttttttttttttttttttttttttttttttttttttttttttttttttttgtatgtagaTTCTCTCCAATATAATCTTCTTAATTCCTCTATTCACTTCTAGGAGTACTAGGGTTAGTATCTACCCTGAAACTCTCCCCACAAGAAGTTGATTTTATATGTGAAGTTTGGTACCCACAAAGCTCTATTtatatttgagtttagaaaccGAAAGGAATGAATATGGTCTGCATTTGGATTCAAATGCTAACATGAAGTGCTTTTTTCCTACTATATTTTAATTGGTAACCTTTTGCTTCGATAGAAAGTACTGCCTTTTTCTTTTAAGCTAAAATACAAAggaagtccaaaatgagggagtCTAATAAACTTGACATCTTTAACCCCATCGGTGAGCAAAGCTGATTTTACGCCCAAATGTACATGGTTGTTGCAAGGTCACCAAATATCACAGAGATCACCAATCTCCGTATGATCGGGCGTTGTTGGCAATGAAGTCAATTAGTCCCCTGAAATTTAGTAACCCTTTGCAGTAGCTTCGCAAGTTTAGGCGCTCACGATTTCTTTTTACGTATGTTACTAAttgttgaactagttatgtgttGTGGcattcctttcttttcagcaattACGTATTGCATTGAATTAGTGCCTTCACCTAGATGCATTCTAGAAATTTCTTAAATTTTTGTCGagcattgttgttttctttctcaATTCCTAGGAATTAGGTTTCATTTATTGTATTCAGATTCTGTTATGGTTCAACATATCATGTTCTTCTCCAAAATAGTCTTTAATGTACCCATCCTTTAATCGCAAAGAATTAGAGGTAAAGAATATTTTGGGGTCTAAAATTAATTAGAATTTACAATCACAATTATTAATACAACTGATCTACTTGTACATTGGTTTGCAGAAAACATAAGGTGATCACATCACATATTCCTGAAGATACAACATGTTTATCTACACGAAATTTAAAGATTTGCATGATCTAGTTGATTCTAATTCCATGGAATTTATTTTTGCTTTCAAATTAAGAAACCAAATTTCATGGAAAAGCTTATATTTTATTACTTGATTGGAAATATGATTCCATAGAATAAAGAAcccattaataaaaaaaaatgtgccTGAAAATTAAACATTATTTTAAATTAAAATATACAGGATTTTTACAATCGAATATTTTGTGAAAGATACATTATTTTAAATTAAATTTATAGGATTTTTACGAATATTTGTGAAAAATGACTGTGTTACAGAATTAATTCTCGGAAATGAAACAATGCGTGAGGATATTTTATTATAGGATCAGAACACAAAGAATATGTTTACGATACTACATTACACGGGTGGTGGTCGGAATCCAGAATATAAACAAAAATTATGAGGCGTGAGACTCGTGAGAGATTGCAAAAGCATCGCTGTAATGGTGGAAACGCTTTTGATGTTATTGAAAAGATGTCTCAGTGCATTTTTCACCATCTTTAAACTTTCCTTCATTGTTGCATACATCTTTGGGGGACATTATTGACTGTGACTGATCTTGATTGTAGATTAAAATGACTCACTAAACCTGTAAACCATCAAACCTGTACAAACATTTGTGCAACGTGCACAGGAGCAATGAGCAAATGAGCATCATTTCTCATCACTCACGGCACGTATGCTTTAGGGCTAGGGCCTAGCTGATAACCAGATTAAACTGGAAATGCACAACCAAGCTTAACCATAGCTCAGTAAAAACCTTCAGTTGAGATTTTATTTATCGGGTAGATGATTTGATGTTGGCGAATTTCAAACTTATGTTTCTAGTATTGTCACCAATTAATTTTATCATTATGTAACAGCATTTTCggtggaatttttttttcttatcagaAAATATTCATTTTTACAGCTGCATGCATCCCGCAAGAACAACAAACAGTGACGTAGAGAATTTCAAGTCGATCATTTTCAAATACGCATCAACTACCACTGTGTGACCGGTTTTGAAAGTACTTGACCACCACAGAATGTAAGGTAGAGCAGTATCCTGGTAATATTTAAGAACTTTTAGGGATGTATATGTCAAAATAGTGGTGCCTAAGAAGTGAGAATCCGACTAGGCGTTATAGATAACGGTGACAAAGAATATTGGACACGCTAATTTCGTGAAGGCAAGACCCACTGTCTTTCTTTAGAAGTGATAAAATGACGAAATAAGCCGTTTCTTGTCGTCTTCGATGTTGAAGTGGGCCACTTCAGTTTGTTCGGCGGGTCGAAGAAAAGAGCTGCTACGTGGGTCGGTCATTGACTCCCACGTGAAAGTGCTTAGTCTAGTCGATGACAGTGTACCTtcactaagagcgtccacagtggtgcgagcataattaaagaccaaagactaaaaaaaaagatcaaatttgggtttagtccgtcctgtggcgtagcgggtgacgagtaaatttggtcgcgcgttgatataaagtccgcttcatcgtccagcgtagataaagattacgcctggcatggggcgttgataaagacaacgcctgtatgaggcgttgataaagacaacgcctgtatggggcgtgaattatagcaacgcctggtgtgtgggacggagattatacgttcgcccgggttcaaaaaaaaaaaaaaaaattggggcgttgataaagacaacgccccaagcaaagttttgtaaacttttcaaatttgggttcatcactatatcaacgccccattcaaatttggtgtcaggcgttgattataccaacgtcccatgccaggcggacattataccaacgccccatgccaggcggacattataccaacgccccatccatgcgtacattataccaacgcccccatccaggcggacattataccaacgccctgcatcaggcgttaactttacgaacgcgcggctacaggcggacattataccaacgcccgtcgggtaggcggacattatataaacgcccgactatatttggatttggtcttaatcgccgaccaaatttggtccaagttttactctttgatcaaattttgatcgatggtccgtcccactacgccagcccactcgacaccaaatttgggtttagtcgtccactgcagttgctctaagagagTACCGGTTAGCTTCGTTTCGTGTGAGTTTTGTACagtaaaattactttaaaataatagttttgggaacgaaaaaaaatttattattttagagaaattattattttaacgaaAAAAATTTTAACGTGTGCAAATTTAATTGGGacaaaataattttattattttagagaaattattattttaagaaaGTTTACTGTAAAAGcttttcaattttttcttttcttttgtaacttGACATCCGCCTAGACCTGTTCCCTGGCAGCCGAAGCCACCGAGTCTTCTCCCCTCAGCAGACCCAGTCCATTCCCTATAATATATtctttcttttgtaacttactaTCCGGATAGACCTGTTTCCTGGCAGCCGAAGCCACTGAGCCTTCTCTCATGAACAGACCCAGTCCATTCCCCGTAATAATGTTATAAGTATTTTTACGTAAGAGGAGCATTTCATAAGATCTCTAAACCCTTGAACGGAGATTCGATCTGTTGATATCCTATTAGAGAGTCAGgttcctgaccaactgtgctaaatCCAGATGATTGCTATACGGTGCTTTGTAAAAAAATCAATAACTTTGCGTTTTCAAAGAAACATTAACAATAATTAAAGCATGTACTACTAAATTCAAAATAGATAGCCAAAGAAAATAAGGGGAAAGAGAGAATGTTGGGTATGCCGGTGGTtttataaaagttttttttttttaatctttttgcaCATTGTTGTacaatattttataaaatagtCAGTTGAATATTTGATAATTATAAATTAACAGGTAAAGCATATAAAATGTAATCAAACTGTATTTGTTAAAATTGTTATACAAATGATAAGTATCACATGTAGATGATTTGTGCATTTTGACttttttgtattgttttttataagaaaatttattttaaaagttactattaaaaggaaaaaaggaagaagaaaaaaacggaTACAAAAACGCAAAAGATACCACCAATATCTCTAGAGTGATCCAGTGACGGACATGTATGTGTTGTCGTATTAAaatcttgacaagaaaaactcatAGAAACAAAACCTTGACAAGTAAAAAGTACAACCCAATTAAttcgaaaataaaaaataatactcAAACAAGTTTTAGTAAAATCTAAATAAAAGTGAGTCTTCAATAAACTTTCAGTTTTCCTTCATAACTCAATGAGAAGTCTTCTAATGCTGGTAGTATATAATAGTTGTTCGCAAACAAGTTGTGGAAGATTAGCGCTTCAGCTCGCGCCAGAACTACCAAGATAGGTTTCTGCGCCCTTCTAATCCCCTCACGAGTGCTAAAAAATGTGGCGACGACATATGTAAGAAAGGAGGGTCTTGATTGCGGATGACACACAATCGAGGATTCATTTGCTGAGTTTAGAGCTTTTCGCAAAAAGAACTCCTACTTACTACTACTCACTAGGTTTTACGTGTTTTAAAACCCTCAACCATTAACCTCGTTCTTTTATGATTTATTCTAAATGCATCGGTGGTATGGACTATAAAAGTTGGAAATAAGATCTTCATCATAAgcttttatatataaaaaaatcgaTCCTGAATTTACGGTGTCCCAGAACGAAATGAAAAATGCGACCTCTATATTTGTAAACTCATCATTTAGCAGCAAGGTTGTCCGTAAAGATTTATGTAAAAATAAATTTTCAAGCCATCTTATTTCTTGGATGGATGACGAAGATAAATAATCCGATAACTAATTTTATATTGATGGATATGTCGGGTTATAAACTCATCATTAGTACAATTTCGATACTTAAACGGGGTGTAGGAAACAAAAATTATTGTTATTGTATTAAGACTCAACAAAAATTCATGTTTTTCTTATATAAAGTATAATATTTTTAAATTTTCTAACTTAAGACCCTGTGTAAAGTGGGCTTTGGTGGCCCCTTCAGTAATGTTACCTTGTTTTGATCAATACAAAGTCAACATCAAAATACAAAGATCATATCATTTCAAGGAAGAAAATTTTGAACATCTTCTGTTCTTCTATTTCCTACTTTCGTAGAAgaattgaccaaataaataagaAAGTAGAAtaatgaaagagagagaaaaaaaaaaaaaggagtggAAGCATTTTGTCCACGTCGGGAAAGACACGTGCACGCCACATCTGACAGTGCGCAAAGTAGAGTGGTAAACCGTGAGAAGAATATCATTTCCGATTATAAATGAGAtaaatataatttatatttttattattatatttgaaAATAATAGCTAAAAGTACGATTAGAGATATTCGTTCCCATGCTTGTCCAAATTTAACTCATATTTATAAAATTTGTACTTAAACTTACTTCTGAAATAAATTATCCATATCGCCCAATGTTCAGGTTGCATATGAGTTGGTGGGTTGACCCAACCAAAGTCCCATCCTAAGTGGAACTTCTGAATTTTGCAGCTGTTTATATGGGAATGAGATGAATCCTTCAATATCAAGAGAAGAATACACATTAGCTACAGAAAACTCTGCACCCAATTCTTATTGTTCATCTAGTATCCTCAATGTCTGAAGGAGCAATATCTGGATTAGATATCAGGTACTTATTATCTAACAAATAATTCAGAACAATGTCACCTACAAGTGACTAATAACAGTGTAAATAGGCGAGAAACTAATTGGACTATGTGTGTTTGACTGTTTCACCGTCACTTTCCTTGAAACGGCCTAATTTTAGCCTTTAGGAAAAGTAACTGATTGGACTATGTATTTGACTATTTGACCATCACATTATATGAGACGGCCAACTTAAAGCATCAGCTAGAAAGCCTAGAATCGAGCCAAGATATCCAGTCATACCAAACCCGTACATGGAAAACAGATCATTCGTACTAATATTGATATAATACACCGATAAACCACGACTGCAAGTTTGTGTGGCTGATAGGTTGCAGAAGGACGAAGGTGCATGGCTAGTGGATGCCTTTTTATATATGCGGGATAAGGAGACACCAATATGGCTAAAGTGTGCATGATTCCAACATCATAATATTTGTATATAGTGGTTCGTGAAAAGGCATGTATAATAAGTATTAATTGTTGCAGATTCGTAGGATTCCACATCTAAATATGGGTTGGGCAGTAGCGGTAGTAGGTGCATCTTTTTTCTTTCATTTGAAGGGGGCAAATCTAATTCCATACTCCCGTATAGTTTTGGATGCACTTGCATGTGTTGTTAACAGTGATGGCATTAGTCTTAACGAGATTCTGATGTTTATAGGTGCCCTGTTTTTTCTCAACACTGATAATGGGTGTACCCGTTCACCGAGAAATGCACCAACAGTGATGTAACATAAACCGGGGAATACTCTATTTTATATGGATTTTAACCCCCTTCACAATAAAATGGTACCTTTAATTCAGTAACTATGTTCTTTCTTTGATTATAAAAAAGAAATGATGTtcatgtttcaaaagaaaaaattctttcttttttgtattgacGAAAACCTCGTGTTGTGGTAACGTAAGTTGTCTTTCTTTTTTCTGATCGGTACAGAAATTTATTGATCAAAAAAGAGAGGGTACAAAAAGACTTGTACCATCCTCAAAAGATACAAAGcaaggaaaacaaaaaaaaccagaAAGTAAACTACTTCCTAGTTAAAAGAATCAAAACACAGATTGCGCCAGTTTAACATATATAGCATCCCTATAAGTAGGAGTTTCTAAACTCTAAAAAACAAGGCACCACGTTAAAAGAGTGTACTTAATTTTTTTCTGCACCCCAACTTCAGTATTTTTCTTATCAGCCATAGTTCTTGAATTTCTTTCCAACAAAAGACACCAAATAATAGCTACAGAAATCATGGTCCATATCTGAGATTCTTGAGAGGAAGTGAGAGACAAATTTCAAGAGAAAATCATAGCGAATAGATCATTAGGCATGTTGTAACGCAAGTTCTCAAAACTTTGAAAGTATTATCAAACTTATAAAACCGATCAAAAATAGAAGTTGAATTACTATCTTTTAAGCTCATCTGTCATGCACTTGTGATCAGTTTAagtgattattttttttaatccaaGAGATTAGGTTGGTAATTGGTAACGTACTTGCCTTTTTCATTAGTGGTTGTGGCCTAGTGGAATCTAcctaactttcttcttcttcgttttaagtttGATATCGGTAAATCACGTTTGACTAGAAAATGAAAATACTAATCAGTTCTTTTGGTTTATTCGTACTAGTGACTGGAAAATAAGAGGCATTAAGGGTAAGATCACATGAAAGAAAGTAATGCATGATTCGGGGAAGCCAGTTAGATTTATTAGAAAAAGGTTTTCCATCTGCATCAAGATTGCTGAAAGGGTGTACCGATTTACCTAGAGTGTACCAAATTATCTTATACCTTTGGAAGTGTACACCCCCAAACAAGCTATACCCCTATTAGCTGCCATGAACAATAGAAAAGAAATGAACGATTTTTTTTTGGGAACTACTCAAAAAA comes from Papaver somniferum cultivar HN1 chromosome 7, ASM357369v1, whole genome shotgun sequence and encodes:
- the LOC113299957 gene encoding uncharacterized protein LOC113299957, translating into MEWRKSYLDLMLVPLGFAATIIYHVYLWHKVRTQPYSTIIGTNAAGRRLWVSSMMKDNDKKNILAVQTLRNAIMGSTLMATTSILLCTGLAAVISSTYSVKKPLNETIYGAHGEFMTALKYVSLLIIFLFAFLCYSLSIRFINQVNFLINSPQDTAGASMVNPQYISELLERGFVLNTIGNRLFYSALPLLLWIFGPILVFLCSMTMIPILYNLDFIMSHSSGTSNEEMNKRRKMEDNL